The genome window ATGACAGCGTTGATCACCAGCAGGAACAATCCCAGGGTCAGAATGGTGAAAGGGATCGTCAGAATGATGAAAAGCGGCTTCAGGAAGAAATTCAGCAGAGCAAGTACGACAGCCACAAGAATCGCTGTCCAGATGGTGTCAACATGCACGCCAGGCAAAAGGTAGGCGGTCAGCAGGATGATCACCGAAGAGATCAGGATTTTCAGGATGAAACGCATGGTCGTATTCAATTTGGTTTCAAAGGTAGTGGTTTCAGGGATCACTCCTTATAAAATGAGTTGACATCCATTGAAAACAGGAACTGAAACTGAAAGTCCGACGCCTCGGGGATGTAAATGGTTCTCAGCCCCAGGTCAAAAGGTGCCAGGAACCGCAGGATATGCATATCGGCTGTCAGGTCGATCCCCACGGACTGATAATCTTCCTTGACCACCTGCTGCTTGCTGCCGGTATGCTCCCCTTTCGCATAATCCCAGAAAACAGCCGCTTTCAGCCGTTTGAGGTAGACAACCGGACCAAGTGACAGGTCGGGATACCAGAACGGGAACTTATAACCTGCAGAGAAGCTGAAGGCTTCATCCAGGTAAATAGCTGAATACCCACGGGGATAGCTGATCAGGTCGGCAAAGCGGTATTCACCGGGATCTTTCAGCTGTAAACCGGTATAGAGCCTTATGCCGTGGTGCTTTACAAAACCGGGCAGATACACAAAGGCT of Bacteroidales bacterium contains these proteins:
- a CDS encoding phage holin family protein — translated: MIPETTTFETKLNTTMRFILKILISSVIILLTAYLLPGVHVDTIWTAILVAVVLALLNFFLKPLFIILTIPFTILTLGLFLLVINAVIILIADHLIGARFEVDGFWWALLFSLIISAINSLINTWKKHST